Proteins found in one Orcinus orca chromosome 11, mOrcOrc1.1, whole genome shotgun sequence genomic segment:
- the YEATS4 gene encoding YEATS domain-containing protein 4 isoform X2, which produces MFKRMAEFGPDSGGRVKGVTIVKPIVYGNVARYFGKKREEDGHTHQWTVYVKPYRNEDMSAYVKKIQFKLHESYGNPLRVVTKPPYEITETGWGEFEIIIKIFFIDPNERPVTLYHLLKLFQSDTNAMLGKKTVVSEFYDEMIFQDPTAMMQQLLTTSRQLTLGAYKHETESLQGLPWWYSG; this is translated from the exons ATGTTCAAGAGAATGGCCGAATTTGGGCCTGACTCCGGCGGGAGAGTGAAG GGGGTTACAATCGTTAAACCAATAGTTTATGGTAATGTTGCTCgatattttggaaagaaaagagaagaggatgGGCACACCCATCAGTGGACAGTCTATGTAAAACCATATAGAAATGAG GATATGTCAGCATATGTGAAGAAAATCCAATTTAAATTACATGAAAGCTATGGCAATCCTTTAAGAG ttgtTACTAAGCCTCCATATGAAATTACTGAAACAGGTTGGGGTGAATTCGAAAtaatcatcaaaatatttttcattgatcCTAATGAAAGACCT gtAACCCTGTATCACTTATTAAAGCTATTTCAATCAGACACTAATGCAATGCTGGGAAAAAAGACAGTGGTTTCAGAGTTCTATGATGAAATG ATATTTCAAGACCCAACAGCAATGATGCAACAATTATTAACAACATCTCGTCAGCTTACCTTAGGAGCCTATAAGCATGAAACAGAAT Ccttacagggacttccttggtggtacagtggttag